The Armatimonadota bacterium genome includes a window with the following:
- a CDS encoding aspartate aminotransferase family protein, whose translation MATVMETKYWADVDLSEYPRIVTPPPGPKSRELHERATRYIRGLSGQVRLFPVVFEKGYGVTLQDVDGNRYIDFSSGIYVTTLGHCHPKISEAVAKAAHTLMNAHDFTTPLKVKLLEKLAEVLPGDLRGVQLYDSGTTAVEAGLRTCRAATGRQEFLSCFRDFHGKTGHAVSLASTNKLYGPTRAPGFYLLPRPDTYRPLWTREDGSLDTEKYLEYYDSFITNGTAGDVAAFVLEPIQGWGGSIMPPDDFFPKLRKFCDERGILLFTDEVLTGMGRTGKFLCTEHWDVVPDVVTLGKGFGNGFPVTAMVVREPYADAVDRISASTSYGGNPMACAAALACIEVIQEENLLERAVQLENLFRRKMADWTTKYNIVGDTRVKGCLMGVELVKDKATKEPFDEAGKLVYQTAFSKGLAWIPAGHILRMSPPIVMPFDVAEKAMDIIEESIAEVQKRLGYD comes from the coding sequence ATGGCGACCGTAATGGAAACGAAGTACTGGGCGGACGTGGACCTGAGCGAATATCCCCGCATCGTCACCCCCCCGCCCGGACCGAAATCCCGCGAGCTCCACGAGCGCGCCACGCGCTACATCCGTGGGCTTTCCGGCCAGGTGCGCCTGTTCCCCGTGGTCTTTGAGAAAGGTTACGGCGTCACTCTCCAGGACGTGGACGGTAACCGCTACATTGATTTTTCCAGCGGGATCTATGTCACCACGCTGGGGCATTGCCATCCGAAGATCTCCGAAGCGGTGGCGAAAGCGGCGCACACCCTGATGAACGCCCACGACTTCACCACTCCACTCAAGGTGAAGCTTCTGGAGAAGCTGGCGGAGGTGCTGCCTGGGGATCTCAGAGGCGTGCAGCTCTACGACAGCGGAACCACTGCCGTGGAGGCCGGGCTTCGCACCTGCCGAGCCGCCACCGGCCGCCAGGAGTTTCTTTCCTGTTTCCGGGATTTCCACGGCAAGACCGGTCATGCGGTGAGCCTGGCCAGCACCAATAAGCTGTACGGCCCCACGCGCGCCCCCGGTTTCTACCTGTTGCCCCGGCCGGACACCTACCGGCCCCTCTGGACCCGCGAGGACGGCTCCTTGGACACGGAGAAGTATCTGGAATACTACGACTCCTTCATCACGAACGGGACGGCGGGCGATGTGGCGGCTTTCGTGCTGGAGCCCATCCAGGGCTGGGGCGGGTCCATCATGCCTCCAGACGATTTCTTCCCGAAGCTGAGGAAATTCTGCGACGAGCGCGGCATCCTGCTCTTCACGGATGAGGTGCTCACGGGGATGGGCCGGACTGGCAAGTTCCTTTGCACGGAGCACTGGGATGTGGTGCCGGATGTGGTCACCTTGGGGAAAGGTTTCGGAAACGGCTTCCCGGTGACGGCCATGGTCGTCCGGGAGCCGTACGCCGACGCGGTGGACCGCATCAGCGCCAGCACCAGCTACGGTGGAAACCCGATGGCCTGCGCGGCGGCCCTGGCTTGCATCGAGGTGATCCAGGAAGAGAATCTGCTGGAGCGCGCCGTGCAGCTGGAGAATCTGTTCCGCCGCAAGATGGCTGACTGGACCACCAAGTACAACATCGTGGGAGACACCCGCGTGAAAGGGTGTCTGATGGGCGTGGAACTGGTCAAGGACAAGGCCACAAAGGAGCCGTTTGACGAAGCCGGTAAGCTGGTGTATCAGACAGCCTTCAGCAAGGGGCTGGCCTGGATCCCGGCCGGTCATATCCTCAGGATGAGCCCGCCCATCGTGATGCCGTTCGATGTGGCCGAAAAGGCGATGGACATCATCGAGGAGTCCATTGCCGAGGTCCAGAAGCGCCTGGGCTACGACTGA
- a CDS encoding NAD-dependent dehydratase, which translates to MKLLITGAAGRIASAFIERYGGHYDLILTDRVYPAGEFASAGRWVIGDANDPDLLWRLTENVEAVLHLAADPNTNASLPSLVANNLAVTAYLFDAAFRRGVGRFVFASSVQTVVGYPTDLPVTPDMPPRPLNAYAATKCFGEALCHVYASKGMSCIAVRIGAFSDPARLARETFPDFFRLFVSKDDLCQLLHLALQAPRDVGFAIVHGISDNREPRLDLESTRRLLGYEPRDGAPAPPGEG; encoded by the coding sequence TTGAAACTGCTGATTACGGGAGCCGCGGGCCGCATCGCGTCCGCCTTCATAGAACGTTACGGGGGCCATTATGACCTGATCCTGACCGATCGGGTCTATCCAGCGGGCGAGTTCGCTTCCGCGGGCCGCTGGGTCATCGGCGATGCAAATGACCCAGACCTGCTCTGGAGGCTGACGGAGAACGTAGAGGCGGTTCTGCATCTCGCAGCGGATCCGAACACGAACGCTTCCCTGCCGTCGTTAGTGGCCAACAATCTGGCGGTCACCGCTTATCTGTTCGATGCCGCCTTCAGGCGGGGTGTGGGGCGTTTTGTTTTCGCATCCAGCGTGCAGACGGTGGTGGGCTACCCGACGGATTTGCCCGTCACACCCGATATGCCACCTCGCCCGCTGAACGCCTACGCAGCGACAAAGTGTTTCGGCGAAGCGCTCTGCCACGTCTACGCCAGCAAGGGCATGAGCTGCATCGCGGTCCGCATCGGTGCTTTTTCGGATCCAGCTCGCCTCGCCCGCGAGACGTTTCCGGACTTCTTCCGACTTTTCGTCAGCAAGGACGACCTGTGTCAGCTCCTTCACCTCGCCCTGCAGGCTCCGCGCGATGTCGGCTTCGCCATCGTGCACGGCATCAGTGACAACCGCGAGCCTCGTCTGGACCTGGAATCCACGCGGCGCCTGCTGGGTTATGAACCGCGGGACGGAGCCCCTGCCCCTCCCGGCGAGGGCTGA
- a CDS encoding D-lyxose isomerase: MKRSEVRAAQARALEYFDKAGIVLTDEEKERIEVADFGLGELEKQGLEILTYVNTERCCAKELVLFPNQACPEHLHPPVDGDPGKEETFRCRWGTVYLYVDGPPSDSISVDPPSEYCRVRHEIILRPGDQYTLAPGTRHWFKAGPEGAVVSEFSTRSRDEADIFTDPNIRRLPEIEED; the protein is encoded by the coding sequence ATGAAACGAAGCGAGGTCCGGGCGGCGCAGGCCCGGGCGCTGGAATACTTCGATAAGGCCGGAATCGTCCTCACGGACGAGGAAAAAGAGCGCATCGAGGTGGCCGATTTCGGACTGGGCGAGCTGGAGAAGCAGGGCCTGGAGATCCTCACCTACGTGAACACGGAGCGCTGCTGCGCCAAGGAGCTGGTGCTCTTCCCGAACCAGGCCTGCCCGGAGCATCTCCACCCGCCGGTAGATGGGGATCCCGGCAAGGAAGAGACCTTCCGTTGCCGCTGGGGGACGGTGTACCTGTATGTGGACGGTCCTCCCAGCGATTCCATCTCAGTGGATCCTCCGTCCGAGTATTGCCGGGTGCGGCACGAGATTATCCTGCGGCCAGGCGATCAGTATACGCTGGCTCCGGGAACCCGCCACTGGTTCAAGGCGGGGCCGGAAGGGGCCGTGGTGTCAGAGTTCTCCACTCGCAGCCGGGACGAGGCCGACATCTTCACGGATCCCAACATCCGGCGCCTGCCGGAGATCGAAGAAGACTGA
- the fnr-1 gene encoding CarD family transcriptional regulator, which yields MPDNALVLALKKSEMFSSLDSAMLQKIASFARWRNFAAREMIFSEGEPCGGFYLLVEGAVKVYKLSGEGKEHVLHLVWPGETFAEAALFLGDTYPAYAETVRQSRAVLFPSQPFLALLRGEPDVAIRLMGGMALWLRRLVGQVEVLALRGAASRLAGYLLGLQEGSAAVLPAPKAVVAAHLGMTPETLSRLFFRMEAQGVIRVRGRTISILDAPELRRLADGESEV from the coding sequence ATGCCCGACAATGCTCTGGTCTTAGCCCTCAAAAAGTCGGAGATGTTCTCCTCGCTGGATTCCGCGATGCTCCAAAAGATCGCCTCGTTCGCGCGGTGGCGCAATTTCGCCGCGCGCGAGATGATCTTCAGCGAGGGAGAACCTTGCGGAGGGTTCTATCTGCTGGTCGAGGGTGCCGTCAAGGTTTACAAGCTTTCCGGCGAGGGCAAAGAGCACGTGCTGCATCTGGTTTGGCCGGGGGAGACCTTCGCCGAGGCTGCTCTTTTCCTGGGCGATACTTACCCGGCGTATGCCGAAACGGTCAGGCAGTCGCGGGCGGTCCTGTTCCCCAGTCAGCCTTTTCTGGCCCTGCTCCGGGGCGAGCCGGACGTCGCCATTCGGCTGATGGGCGGGATGGCTCTCTGGTTGCGCAGGTTGGTGGGGCAGGTGGAGGTGCTGGCGCTGCGCGGGGCCGCGTCCCGCCTGGCCGGCTATCTACTGGGATTGCAGGAAGGGTCGGCTGCCGTTCTGCCCGCGCCCAAGGCCGTGGTGGCCGCGCATTTGGGGATGACCCCCGAGACCCTCAGCCGTCTGTTTTTTCGTATGGAAGCGCAGGGTGTCATCCGCGTCCGGGGCCGGACGATTTCCATACTGGACGCCCCTGAACTGCGCCGCCTTGCCGACGGGGAATCGGAAGTCTGA
- the nfo gene encoding putative endonuclease 4 gives MILGAHRSTAGGAWNAARSGREIGCDAIQIFTRAPQRWEARPLSDEEASRFRDACREYDVQCVAHDIYLTNLASSDAVVRARSLESFTDELGRCQKMGIPYLVTHCGAHDGEVSPAIRRVGEAIRQCLEQSGAASVTILLEGTAGQGNSLGSSFEELAEMLDASAIPEHTAVCLDTCHLFAAGYELRTPDGFAETLAAFDRIIGMDKLRCVHLNDAKKDLGSRVDRHAPIGEGLLGEEAFRILLNDPRLREVPLLLETPDPERHADEIRLLRSLVQG, from the coding sequence ATGATCCTCGGAGCGCATCGCAGCACGGCCGGCGGAGCGTGGAACGCGGCGCGGTCCGGTCGTGAGATCGGCTGCGACGCCATCCAGATCTTCACCCGTGCGCCTCAGCGATGGGAGGCGCGTCCGCTATCCGACGAAGAGGCCTCGCGCTTCCGGGATGCCTGCAGGGAGTATGATGTCCAGTGCGTGGCTCACGATATCTACCTTACCAATCTGGCATCCTCCGACGCCGTGGTGCGGGCGAGATCGCTGGAATCTTTTACGGATGAGCTGGGGAGGTGCCAGAAGATGGGTATCCCGTACCTGGTGACCCACTGCGGAGCGCACGATGGAGAGGTGTCTCCCGCCATCCGGAGGGTGGGCGAAGCCATCCGGCAATGCCTGGAACAGTCGGGGGCCGCGTCGGTCACCATCCTGCTGGAGGGGACGGCAGGGCAGGGGAACTCTCTGGGGTCGTCCTTTGAAGAACTGGCGGAGATGCTGGACGCTTCGGCGATTCCGGAACACACGGCCGTTTGCCTGGATACCTGTCATCTTTTTGCTGCGGGCTACGAGCTGCGGACGCCGGACGGATTTGCGGAAACTCTGGCCGCCTTTGACCGCATCATCGGGATGGATAAGCTGCGCTGCGTTCACCTAAACGATGCCAAGAAGGATCTCGGTTCCCGGGTGGATCGCCACGCGCCCATCGGAGAGGGGTTGCTTGGGGAAGAGGCTTTCCGCATACTGCTGAACGATCCGCGTTTGCGGGAGGTGCCGCTACTCCTGGAGACGCCCGATCCCGAACGTCACGCAGACGAGATCCGCCTACTGCGTTCGCTGGTTCAGGGCTGA
- a CDS encoding ferritin, with amino-acid sequence MLSQSLLDALNEHMNKEFYSSYYYLSMSAYCESVNLGGFGHWLRAQSAEEYGHALKFYNYINDRGGRILLKPVAQPPVDFQGAQDIFEKVLEHERMVTAAINDLYAKAVAENDYATQAFLQWFINEQVEEEKTASDILEQVKMVGSSSQGLLMLDRHLASR; translated from the coding sequence GTGCTGAGTCAGTCTCTTCTGGATGCTCTCAACGAGCATATGAACAAGGAGTTCTACTCCTCTTATTACTACCTCTCGATGTCCGCCTATTGCGAGTCCGTCAACCTGGGCGGTTTCGGTCACTGGCTGCGCGCGCAGAGCGCGGAAGAGTACGGGCACGCTCTGAAGTTCTACAACTACATCAACGACCGTGGCGGCCGCATCCTGTTGAAGCCCGTCGCGCAGCCGCCCGTGGACTTCCAGGGTGCCCAGGACATCTTCGAAAAGGTGCTGGAGCACGAGAGGATGGTGACGGCCGCTATCAATGACCTGTACGCCAAAGCGGTTGCGGAGAACGACTACGCCACGCAGGCCTTCCTGCAGTGGTTCATCAATGAGCAGGTCGAGGAGGAGAAGACGGCCAGCGACATTCTGGAGCAGGTCAAGATGGTGGGCTCCAGCTCGCAGGGTCTGCTGATGCTGGACAGGCATCTGGCATCCCGGTGA